The stretch of DNA TGTCCCACCTTTCCTCGAGATGTGGGAGTTAAAGCATGGGAACTGAactgtaaaacattaaaatatatcacAGATATGCAGTTTAACCTAGCACTCTTTACGTATTTGTTTCAGACAGTGTTTTGTAAATGGTAGTTTGTGTCATGTTTTTTAATAGGCTACCTGTACTGCCTCGATAAGGAGACAGTATTGAACTATTGTCTTTTAACACCACGATTCATCCAGTAAAGTTAACATTTTATAGATTTCTATTGTTTTTAGGTAGGTTCAGTTTATGCACGCTGCATACAAATGTGCCGAAAATACTTTAAAGTTGTATGCCATGACATGATATTACACATTCGACTGACATGACCATTATTGTCAACACACAATTTGCCTACACTGAAAACCCCTTCCCCTCTGTAGTAACGTTAACATCCGGATGTGATATTTTCAAGTACATTGAAACAAACTATGACTGAATGTGCTGAATATTTAACTGAttagttaaaaaataataactgtcgtgatcaatttaaatgtatttcatctttCTACATTTCTGTGTTCCTTCTGCACAGTTGGTTGAGGAGTACACAGGGCAATGGCAAGTTCCTCTCCCTCAGCTGAAGGTGCTGCGGACTGCACTCTGCAGTTTCACCAAAGCCACTGCTGCCTTCCCTGATGACTGTCAGCACATCCATTATGTTCTCAGCAGTATGGCCTTGTAAGTAGTTTGTGCCTTGTCAACTAATATTTATGTTCTATATGTTAAACcggcggctagcagctaacCATCCTCACAATGCATACAGTTCTAACCTGGGGGGGAGCTTTACGCTTCCACACTGACAAAGTGGGTTTTGATTGAGTGCAGTGACTCGCATTTACTAACAagcacacatgtaaacaaagcacagaaaatGTACACTGACAACACATAAACGCAGACTTCATTCTCTTCTCAGGATGCCATCAATCaactatattttttaatatcGGGATTAGTATTGTCAATGCTCTGAATTTCcaattttgcacattttaatgaaCAGGCATACTGAACCTATTAGTCTTTCAGTAACTGTTAGCAGAAAACGAATGAATGGTTAAAAGTGTAACATAATAGCTTGTTCTTTTGTAGACattgtttgttaatgtttagAGGGGCAACCATTGTAGGTACAGTACATTGTGCCACAGCATTGTCCCCAACTGATGTTAGTAGAGCTACAGTTAAAAAACGTTTTGCATGGATTAGCTTCTAAGTATAGCTCATTATTACTCTTTGACAGTAGCACTTGTATAGAAGAGGATTTCGAAGGGTTTGATGAGCTGATTTTTTGGATTAAGATATTGTCTcactgtgaaatgtttttttgtcaaacgAATGTTCCTTTATTGTCTTGCAGGAGTTTCTTTGAACTGATGCTGTTTTTCAGCAAAGAAGAATTTGTGGAAGAGCCTTTAAAAGACATTCTTGATTCCTTTCAGGTGACAAAAACTGACACACCGTTTCAATCCCCAATTTTCTTATTCACACTTTCATTACACCCAGCTGCCATATTAGTAAATGAGTGAGTGTTTTCCTAAAAGTTACCAGCCAGTGTGACCCCAATGTTTTATCAAAATAACAactgcttgtgtgttttctactGCTactatattcatatataattgAGTGATTTAGTATTTAATTCTGAACCAACATATCTTTAAAAGTCGATGTTGTGATTGGTCATCTTACGAAAAAAAGTTGATTGTTCttcaagagagaaaaaaatgtacgTTAACCCGTTTTTTTACTGCTCTTTGCAGGAGTGCCACTCTCAGCTCCTGAGGCACCGGAACATCTACCTTCAACATGTGAAGCTGATTATCAAAGCAGGAGGCCCATGGGAGAATCTAGTGCTGCAAGGAATCCTGAAAGAGGGGGACTTGCCATTAAAAGAAGGTATGCTCATGGCCATACTTCATTGTCAATTGGTTCACCCCACTCTTATGACTAGACTTGCTATTAATAAGACGATGAAGTTGTGTCAACAACCAACGTAATCAGTTTAACagaaagggagaagaggagaggtgagtACACATAGCTTTTTGGAGCAGCAGTACTGATTGATGACAAATTGTATCATAGACTTGCCTTCCTGTCTATCACTTATCACTCTCATACCGTCAATCCACACACTAAGGGAgttcagctgctgctgttttttatGGACTTGTTCAACAGAATTTGTCCTGCAGGCTGTCTAGGCGACCATGGCCAAAAGGCATGCGTCATTAACAGTATTTGGTCAAATCTACAGTCACCTTTAATGCAATGTCCAATTCCTCctaaaaatgtattgtaatttCAAAATATTTCATCAAAACTAGTAGCTGATCAAACCCTTCACCATCATATCATAGAATAACAAAACTGAAGGGCCAGTAAATAATTGTAATGACCTCAATATTGGTGGTGTTATTTGTCATTACCCTAGCCAACACCTGTATGTAAAAACctgtatatcatatatatgttaacTTATGTAATTCCCTCCCATGCAGTTGAGGACTACTTAAGCTCAGAGTTGCCAGTATTCTTTGAGCTGCGGATTCGCTATCTGCAAGCCTGTGAACGAATGCAAGAGGCAATGGCCCTGGCTAAAAGCTGCCTGGAGAATCGCGAGGCTGGAAAGCATCTGTACTTCCATCAGGCCTACCTGACCTGCCTCTACAAGGCCTCACTGCATGAACACCTTCACAAGGAGGTAAGAGACACACGGTGGCAAAGGATGTGAGGCATTATGGGGCTTTTTGTAGATAAATATGTTTTCCCCTAACGATGTCACAGTACTAATCATCaaattattctaattattaaCCATTAAAACATGACTCATTATTAAGATGCTGTATTTAAATACAACTGCAATTGATCTGCTGTATGATTTTAGGTGAATGGAAGATATAATGAGCACCCAATTGAACAGATGATTCTTTTATTCCTACTTGTTGATTCTAATgcattttggtttatttaatatttggtgtatttgtttatgcatgtatgcatgtgccTCTTCATATCTTCCTCCACAGATGGCAGAGATAGATGGCCGTGATGCAGTGGAGATCATCTGCAACACAGAGAGCGTTGAAAAAGATGAGCTTTTGTTGTCGCTGTGTAAAGCTTTCCTTACCCAGCAGCTACACAATGGAGACATGTACTACATCTGGTAAGAATGACCTTCAAACATGTACGTCACACTGATACTACATTGGATTGTCCCCCTCAGTGTTCATAGCTGATGGTACTTTCAGGTTACGTAATTCACCCAGTGTTCGCACAATATGTGTGTGATAAATTGTGTAGTAAGGGGAGCTGTTGTCAAGATAtgcagttttatattttttatttagtttcgTACCCCCTCTGTTAACTTAGGAATAAGAACATTGTTGTTTAGTCAAAACATATAACTGACGTCTTTAGCTTGTTTTCCGCGGCCTCTTGCAGGGACCTGGTGTTCATCTGGAGCAGGTTGCATCTCAGGGCCCATCCCTCCAGACATGGTTTCCGGGCCGAGTGCTTGCAGTTGGCTTCTTCTGCAACGAACGTCAGAGCCATCTTCCCCTTCATCAAACTGGTCACCACAGAGGTGCGACCGACGTCACAGCATCTCCTTTTTTCATGTTGTGTTTCTCAgaataaattatgtatttagcACAAAGTTTGAAGCTTGCGTCTGAAATCTGTGAAGAAAGTGGCAAGGAAGATCAGAGGAAAACACCCTTTACACTGCTGGAAATACACagcttccattttttttcatcttgaaCCTCTAATATGATTCTCCCATCTACCATTTGACCTTGTTTTaatcacttttttgtttttggacagCTGGGGGTTGAAGGAGTCCAGGTCTGCGTGGAGCTTTGTGCCAGGGCCTTGCAGCTGGGTGAAGTGCAGGCGGACAGCGTAACCCGGTCCCTTGTCTGCAAGACCATCGCCTTCCTGCTACCTCACGACCTGGAGATCTGTCGAGCGTGTGCGCTGCTGGTCTTCTGCCAGGAACGCACCCTGGAAGCTTACCGAACTGTCTGCCTGCTTTACATGCATCCTGACCAGGAGCCGCATCCCCAAAACAGCCCTGTCCGGACCAACGTTCGCTTCCATATTTTGCAGGTcggaggtggtggagagggaAATATGTTATCTGATGTAATTATAGATTGGATGTAATAGCATTATGATTTATGCCTAAGATTTGTATATCTTTGTTTTCCAGATGCTCAAGGAGCGCCTGTGTTTTGACCCCGAGTTTTGGAACCTCTTGACCCTCAGGACCCACTGCTTGGAGTTGATGAGTGACAAGGTTATGAAGGCTGCTGTTCTCAGTGATcttaaggaggaggaagagaaggaatcCAGTGAAGAGCTgttaataaatatgtgtgtaaatgacTCATGCTCTCACGGTTTCAATTCCTGCCAGTGCACTGTGGATGGAGAGACCGAAAAGTGGGTTGCCCCACCAAATAATGCTCTTCGGAAGAGGACGAAATGGCGGAAACGCCTTCGAAGGAGAACCCGATCTAAATCTGACGATGAGGCTGACCGTGGGGATGATCCAGAGTTCAAATACAATCTCAAATCCACCTCTTATGACAATAAGCCGGTGTATTCACTAAGACGCATTCACGCTAACATTGAAAATTCTGCTATTGTAAAAGCCCCCCTGAACCGCAAGAGAGAATACTTGTCGAGGTGTGTGAAGAGCCATATTTTGAAAAGGAAGGGTCGGAATAAAGGATGTTTGCAGGGTCTTCCGAGGCTGGAGCAGGTGCAGACCGTTCAAGAGAAGAAGGCCAAAGTTCACGAGAAGAAGGTCAAAGGGAAAGGGGAAAAACGTGGACGGAAGCCGTCACAGAAACTGGAACTCTCCTTCCCTGATAATCAGATCTCCCTCACTGAGGAAGAGTCTGGTTTTGAGGAGATAACTGACACAGAAGACAGAGAGTTGGATATGCCTCACCTGGAGAATGAATTTGAACAAAAGAGTGAACAGAAAGAGAATCAATTCGAGCAGATGGATAACCTTGAGAGGGAAAATGAACTTGAGAAACATCCCGACTTGATCTCTAGTAGCAATCTCAATGAACAAACCCAAAGGGAATCTCCAGCACAGTTTTGTGAAGGTCTTCCTGACGAGCCTCAAGCTGCTGTTCCTTCTGTTGACGCTGATCCTGAGCTTGATGGTCCACTCTTGACATTATTGGATTGTCCAATAGAGCTACACAGCTACTCTCTCAAATCCAAAAAGCCTGATCAGGATAAACTGCAACCTCCAGAATCCTCGGCACAAGATGAGTTGAATGGCGACACACGACAGGAGCCCCAACCCACAGTGGAACCAGACATGCCAAACACAGAGGTCAGTGGTTTTTCTGTAATTACCTCCCAGGAATTTGATAATGAAGGTTCATAATTGTCACATGTTTTCCAAATGAATGAATCTTTATCTTGTCTTACTTGCTGGATGTATTTTGCTTTGAATACTACTGCAGTGGAATCCTTGTGTAAATGCAGGAGCAATACTTTGACATGCACTGACACTGCATATAAAAAAGGGAATATAAAGATATGGGAGGGTTCTATagtctttttttgcattgtattTGATATTCTGCTAACTCTTTATGTTGAACTTGTAGCACTTATTTCAGtggtttgttgtcttttctccAGATGAAAGCCAAGAGAACGTGGAAGGACAAAATACTCCGCACTCAACAATATGCCCACTTGACTCACCACTGCAACTTCTGCCACAAAGACTATAAAGGCTTGAATGTTATGAGGCATGCTCTCTCGCACCTTAAGAGGAGGAAACTAAAATGTATACTCTGTGGAAAACGCTTTAAACAGCTCCCCTTTGCCAAAAAGCATATTCTGGACCACATTGATGAAATGTCCAAGCAGAAACCCCCTGATAAGCAGCCATGCACTGAGGACATTCCAGCTGCTAATGGAATAGTAGACAATGTGAAAAATACGAGTCAGCCTCCGAATGAAAATCCGACTTCCATTTCCGTTGAGAAACCCTCTGAACAGAAAACTGTAGGCAAAACCAAAATGTCAAGTCTCAAGAGGGAAGATCGAATCATCAGGAACCTGCGCACACTCATCAAAAAGACATCTGTGCTTCACAAAAAGTGCAAGAACCCCGATGCAAAAATATTCAAGCAGGTCGAATTCAAAGATGAGCAGGTAATCATTAAAGATGACACGGTGACTGTAAGAGATCCATCTGTGGTGGAAAAGGAGAAGCCAGCAGGAGAAAATGGCTACGGGGTGGACACGTATCACTTGTGCCCCTCTGAGTCCTGTGATAGAGTATTCATGAGGATTAGCACCACACTCACAAAGCACGCCATTAAATGCCATATCAACGAAgagaaggtgctggagaagACTTTTGTGTGGACCAAACACAAGTGCACCCTATGCCTCAGGTAAGAAGTTCACTATGTCAGGCAGCACACACGTCCTTATCCAGAGTTTAATGTATTTGCTTTATTGTTTAAAGTAGACAGGTGGGAGATTGGAAGGCTTGTACATTATAGCATCCATTTTATACATGTCTGGTGAAGATGACCATGTAATTGTGAGTTTACCAACTCTACAATTAGTGCCAGGGATAGTGGAAATAGACTTATGTTGTGAATCAATTAATAACGCATAGCTTTCCTCATGAGCAAGTGCATGTGGTGAAGGTAATGTTAAACATGGAGGATGATGAGGCACCAGTCGGGATTAAAGCACCTTCCTAGCTTTGATACAAGTAGTGCTAGAATTTTAAAGACTAACACAGCCATGTGTAAATAATCTTTATTGCAAGCTATGTTTTTGAAAGGTTGTTATTGGGCTGACTGTGCTTTCCTCCAACAGGCAGATACAGTTTCTCCAGCATTATAAGGACCACATGAAGCTCCACGATACTTCTCTCCAGCACTTCTGCTACCATCTGGAGTGCAACCAGCGCTTCTCGACACTGCAGGATTTAAAGGACCATATTAACACTCACCAGCCCTTCAGACCTCAATGTTCAGTCACAGACTGTGAGAAGCTGTTCTCAAGCTTTCAAGGTCTCTACGACCATGAATGGAGACACTACATCCCAGCACCTCAAAGGGAGGAACTAGATTTGGGACCCGGCAGACAGAAGATGCAAAGTCAAGAAGCGCCGTGGAAGCAGAGAGTGAAGGTTGAAGACACATGGCTTCAGAGTAAAAAAGGGCCAAGGGAAAGTCCGGTCCTTTATCACGCAGAGGCCTCTAATCTTGAGGGTTTCAGAGAAATGAATAAAACTGAAGTCCAGCCCGGCAGAGGCATTGTCCCAGACAGTAATCAAGACCCGTCTAAACCTCCTAATTGTTCAGAGAACACAGTCGGTCATGAGCCCACAAACGACTGCAAAGCCGCCGTCAATGGACATCAGAAAGAGACGGGACACAAATTGTTAGAGGGAAAGACTCCAAGTAAGAGCTCTCAAAAAAGAACGCCCATCGAGCGGGACGCCTTGAATGTCCGAGAACTTGTGGATTTGTCCACTTTAACCGAGCACAAAACCTTCAAACCTGAAGATCCCGCATATGCAACGTTTGTCAAGGCTCCCTTCATCCGGCCGCCACCCTCCACCTACCTGGATGAATCTCGGCTCTCGATGCGCAAGAGGAGGTCCAATGAGGAGGATGCGCCGAGGAAAAATATTTACTCGAGTAATAAGAAAAATAAGGAGCTTCTTCCAGACAAGCAGCGGCAGGTGGATAACGTGACCTCTGGGCAGAAGATCAGGCATCGCTGTGACAAATGTCTTTCCTCTTTCAGCAGCATAGAAGAATTACAGAAACACCAAGCCCTTAACACCTGCTCATCACTCTTTGGCTTCGATTCAGATGATGAAAGTGAGTCTACTCGATGCGCTGATTATAAAGTGTATCGAGCCACTATTTTAATGGATATTTCTAACCTACTTTACCACTGGATAAtctatttgttttgtctttccttTCTTAGGTTAGTGGTGAGAGGAGCTGTACTCTGCCACCCGGCACAGGGCAAGCATTTTAGATAAAGCAACACTGGAACCTGTTCCTTATTCTCACTACCGTAACTAGTACAATACCGTACTGAATACCAGTTTGTAAACAATGCGGAAATATGTGCCAAAAAGTTGAATTCTCTCCCAATTAAatggaaaccttttttttgggggataaAACTAAAACTTTCCTCAAAACATCATCAGTGCACGCTTTGTTTTGAAGgccaaacaaatacaaatctgtGATGAATATATATTCTCTTCATGTGTGATGAATCAGTACTTATTTGCCTTGTCAAACAATATTGGTTATAAAGGAACACATTAGTTTTTTATGGCCCAAGACGACCTCCGGAGACCGTTGTCCGTGTACAAATGCTCTGTTACCTTAAGATAAGTTGTCATCACAGTATTCCTTTTTTAGACCACAGACGGACACTTTTTTtgaatgacacaaacattgGCTGGAGTCACCATACCTCGGTTAAGTTATAGTAACCCATGTTATATGTGgctgaaataaatatttgtatttatttttcagtttgaCTTATTGACACTGATatgttttgagtgaaatatttGTTGCATCTATTGGAAGCCTTTTATTTGTAGGATTATAGACCAAAAGTTCCCCAAATTTCTTTCATGGGCAACAATTTATTGTACCATCTTGATCATGTATTTTGGTGGAGAATGggttggcttttctttttggctTTGAATAGTTTTTCTCTCATGCTTTGCTGGAAACATCTGGTGGCAGAGGGTGTCCTATCGTAGTCCCATCAGGACTTCTTGAACATCTGGCGTTCCCACCTGTGGTGTTCAACATTATGCCAAATGGCTCCAATTTTGTCGTTTACATTCAGTGTATCGAAAAAAGTCCTTGCAACTGTATGAAAAACTGTGAGAAATCATTTTGATTGATTGAAAGCTGAGCTCAATGTGTGTTGCCTTCTCTGTTTAGCATGTTTGTTAAAATATTGTCGTCTTCCTAATGAATTATACACAGCCCTGAGTTCTGGTCTTTGTTGAGAGGATGTATACAAAGTTGAAATGACAGTAGCAGTAGCTACGTGGTGGAGTCTTCTCTCCACGTCTCTattgttaaaatgtattattctaAATAAACCCTCTGAACCGTTATCTCATACAGCAGGTTTTCTAACCGTGAGATGTGGGCTGCTGATTGGCTTTGTTTACTCGTTGTCTGCTCTTGGTGTGACAACAGGAATCACTTAAGCCGTCACCAAATTGTCTGAAAACATATGCATCTGCTTTCATACTGCAACACTATTCTCTTCAGTATGATTCCCCATTGCATTTGTGCCATAACTAAATCAGTGTTGATTATAGGTAAAGATAAACATTAAATCTGTCAGATATTGCCAGTTTGCTCcaagttttctttttacctCCACAGCCATGTCTGTCGATATGTAGAATATTTCACATTGGTTATGTGTATACTCTTGAGATGGTTGATCTGTTTAATAACTTTTTTATGTAATGTTTTTACGGGACTGCACACTTAAACCTGCTTATTTATATgtacaaatgttaatatattggATTTGTAAAGGTATTGATTCCCTATCTATTTTTTCTTAAAGAAAGTGATTGAATTGTTttgaataaacaaattaaactcAAAGTCTGTCCTTACCAATGATACTTATGGTTTTGGTTAATATGTGTTGCATATTATTCATGTGGATCAACCAGAGTTTAGTTTTTCCTCTGTTACATGCAATAAGATGGAGTAAAagagacaaagtgagacaaatgtattttatttttttagttcaGCATTGCATATTTACCATTCATAAACATATTGCTTTATTGTTAACCCCAAGGAATGAGGAACATAGATTATAttagaatttaaaaaacattttgcatcACATGTTCCTGATACATGAGGTAATTTTGAAGAAGTACATGGATTATCAATATAGGTaaacaaaaacctttttttccgtCCACTCAAAGTGCAGTGAAGCCAACGGTGCACTTTTACTGTCTTTAGTCGAGTTGATGTTTTAAATCTATTGCACACATTTATTCCGATATCAGGGTCTAACTGACACTTAATGGTCTAATTGGGAGGATGAGTGTTGAGGTCCAAGTATTCCTTCTGGCTGAGCTTAGAGGCTACTGCTACAGGCCGCCATTTAAAATTGGAGACTTTTCTCATATCTTGTGCAGCAAATGCTTTCCAGTTTTAAGACGTGCTTATCTCACCTTGTGATTGGGTGCAGCTCAAGGACAAAGAAACCAACAGTTATAGTAATGTGCATGACTGTCTTTAAAAGATTATGGACTGTGCAGACTGCATCATACAGTGCATTGATGACATCAAGCCACTCAGTATTGTTTCTACTCTCATTTACTTTGGACCTGAGATAAGAAAATTCTTGAATTATGGAAACCAAGGCGGCATAAGAAAGGGTTCGTCCGAGCCACACCCTCCTTAGTCATATACAGTGGCCGTCACACTGGAGGATTTGTGTTAAAAAGGAAGTCTAACAAACTTAAGGCTAGGTAATATGGAAACATTATTTAGTTGAATCTCAATGAcggaaaaaaaaggtcttaaCTCGAcacaccccaaaaaaactgCAAACTAATCAACACAATTTGATATACTCATGACTACtgaagaaaagacagacagaatTGATTTCAGTTTCCTGACCAACAGTGAACATTTCACAAATATGTCTCAACAGCATTAACATTTGGTGATAAACATGCAAAGTATCAGGGATgtagaattaaataaatacaaaaaactgTTGATGATTAAAAATATTTCCTATATCTTTTACAAAAACATCAGTAGCTCTTTTCCAATTTCAAATGGAAGACCTGGATCCAAAAGAGGGGTGAACAACCATGTATGTTCACACGAAGGAGGGAAGAAATAAGTTAGGAATCAAAACGAACAAAACAATCTGCGTTCAAAACAAGAACGAGTTTGAGACGAGCCACCGCACCTCAATACAGTTCCAGTCCAATCTGCGGCTATCGATTTGGAGGATGAGTGACAGTAGCAGCACCTAACAGCATTGTGTCTGTCCAATGGAAAATAGCTCGACACCTGGGTCAGAGAAGGAACttaatcatacattt from Cyclopterus lumpus isolate fCycLum1 chromosome 21, fCycLum1.pri, whole genome shotgun sequence encodes:
- the LOC117750332 gene encoding uncharacterized protein LOC117750332 isoform X2, encoding MFGVIVKLRLWYSPGVDTPCMVNTTKRDIHCTSGELVEEYTGQWQVPLPQLKVLRTALCSFTKATAAFPDDCQHIHYVLSSMALSFFELMLFFSKEEFVEEPLKDILDSFQECHSQLLRHRNIYLQHVKLIIKAGGPWENLVLQGILKEGDLPLKEVEDYLSSELPVFFELRIRYLQACERMQEAMALAKSCLENREAGKHLYFHQAYLTCLYKASLHEHLHKEMAEIDGRDAVEIICNTESVEKDELLLSLCKAFLTQQLHNGDMYYIWDLVFIWSRLHLRAHPSRHGFRAECLQLASSATNVRAIFPFIKLVTTELGVEGVQVCVELCARALQLGEVQADSVTRSLVCKTIAFLLPHDLEICRACALLVFCQERTLEAYRTVCLLYMHPDQEPHPQNSPVRTNVRFHILQMLKERLCFDPEFWNLLTLRTHCLELMSDKVMKAAVLSDLKEEEEKESSEELLINMCVNDSCSHGFNSCQCTVDGETEKWVAPPNNALRKRTKWRKRLRRRTRSKSDDEADRGDDPEFKYNLKSTSYDNKPVYSLRRIHANIENSAIVKAPLNRKREYLSRCVKSHILKRKGRNKGCLQGLPRLEQVQTVQEKKAKVHEKKVKGKGEKRGRKPSQKLELSFPDNQISLTEEESGFEEITDTEDRELDMPHLENEFEQKSEQKENQFEQMDNLERENELEKHPDLISSSNLNEQTQRESPAQFCEGLPDEPQAAVPSVDADPELDGPLLTLLDCPIELHSYSLKSKKPDQDKLQPPESSAQDELNGDTRQEPQPTVEPDMPNTEMKAKRTWKDKILRTQQYAHLTHHCNFCHKDYKGLNVMRHALSHLKRRKLKCILCGKRFKQLPFAKKHILDHIDEMSKQKPPDKQPCTEDIPAANGIVDNVKNTSQPPNENPTSISVEKPSEQKTVGKTKMSSLKREDRIIRNLRTLIKKTSVLHKKCKNPDAKIFKQVEFKDEQVIIKDDTVTVRDPSVVEKEKPAGENGYGVDTYHLCPSESCDRVFMRISTTLTKHAIKCHINEEKVLEKTFVWTKHKCTLCLRQIQFLQHYKDHMKLHDTSLQHFCYHLECNQRFSTLQDLKDHINTHQPFRPQCSVTDCEKLFSSFQGLYDHEWRHYIPAPQREELDLGPGRQKMQSQEAPWKQRVKVEDTWLQSKKGPRESPVLYHAEASNLEGFREMNKTEVQPGRGIVPDSNQDPSKPPNCSENTVGHEPTNDCKAAVNGHQKETGHKLLEGKTPSKSSQKRTPIERDALNVRELVDLSTLTEHKTFKPEDPAYATFVKAPFIRPPPSTYLDESRLSMRKRRSNEEDAPRKNIYSSNKKNKELLPDKQRQVDNVTSGQKIRHRCDKCLSSFSSIEELQKHQALNTCSSLFGFDSDDES
- the LOC117750332 gene encoding zinc finger protein 292-like isoform X1; amino-acid sequence: MADSESDLETDGLELALDTLCDRHCSHASSLKSKGYCSEFCELVEEYTGQWQVPLPQLKVLRTALCSFTKATAAFPDDCQHIHYVLSSMALSFFELMLFFSKEEFVEEPLKDILDSFQECHSQLLRHRNIYLQHVKLIIKAGGPWENLVLQGILKEGDLPLKEVEDYLSSELPVFFELRIRYLQACERMQEAMALAKSCLENREAGKHLYFHQAYLTCLYKASLHEHLHKEMAEIDGRDAVEIICNTESVEKDELLLSLCKAFLTQQLHNGDMYYIWDLVFIWSRLHLRAHPSRHGFRAECLQLASSATNVRAIFPFIKLVTTELGVEGVQVCVELCARALQLGEVQADSVTRSLVCKTIAFLLPHDLEICRACALLVFCQERTLEAYRTVCLLYMHPDQEPHPQNSPVRTNVRFHILQMLKERLCFDPEFWNLLTLRTHCLELMSDKVMKAAVLSDLKEEEEKESSEELLINMCVNDSCSHGFNSCQCTVDGETEKWVAPPNNALRKRTKWRKRLRRRTRSKSDDEADRGDDPEFKYNLKSTSYDNKPVYSLRRIHANIENSAIVKAPLNRKREYLSRCVKSHILKRKGRNKGCLQGLPRLEQVQTVQEKKAKVHEKKVKGKGEKRGRKPSQKLELSFPDNQISLTEEESGFEEITDTEDRELDMPHLENEFEQKSEQKENQFEQMDNLERENELEKHPDLISSSNLNEQTQRESPAQFCEGLPDEPQAAVPSVDADPELDGPLLTLLDCPIELHSYSLKSKKPDQDKLQPPESSAQDELNGDTRQEPQPTVEPDMPNTEMKAKRTWKDKILRTQQYAHLTHHCNFCHKDYKGLNVMRHALSHLKRRKLKCILCGKRFKQLPFAKKHILDHIDEMSKQKPPDKQPCTEDIPAANGIVDNVKNTSQPPNENPTSISVEKPSEQKTVGKTKMSSLKREDRIIRNLRTLIKKTSVLHKKCKNPDAKIFKQVEFKDEQVIIKDDTVTVRDPSVVEKEKPAGENGYGVDTYHLCPSESCDRVFMRISTTLTKHAIKCHINEEKVLEKTFVWTKHKCTLCLRQIQFLQHYKDHMKLHDTSLQHFCYHLECNQRFSTLQDLKDHINTHQPFRPQCSVTDCEKLFSSFQGLYDHEWRHYIPAPQREELDLGPGRQKMQSQEAPWKQRVKVEDTWLQSKKGPRESPVLYHAEASNLEGFREMNKTEVQPGRGIVPDSNQDPSKPPNCSENTVGHEPTNDCKAAVNGHQKETGHKLLEGKTPSKSSQKRTPIERDALNVRELVDLSTLTEHKTFKPEDPAYATFVKAPFIRPPPSTYLDESRLSMRKRRSNEEDAPRKNIYSSNKKNKELLPDKQRQVDNVTSGQKIRHRCDKCLSSFSSIEELQKHQALNTCSSLFGFDSDDES